From Pseudomonas fluorescens:
AGGCCATCGACCTGGTGCACCTGTTTCGCAACGAACCAATGCCGGCCGATCCCTACGGCCTGGACGATCACGGCAGCCTGTCAAACACCGGGCAAGTGCCCCGCCCTGCACTGTTGGATACGCTTGGCCAACTGGAACAGGGGTTTTCCATCGAGGGCCTGGAATCGCGCCTGATCAATGAGGCGCTGCAACAGAACTCAGGCAACCTGGCCGCTGCGGCCAGGCTCGTGGGACTGAGCCGGGCGCAATTTGCCTACCGCCTGAAGAAACATCGGCGGCAGGCGCCTTGAATGGCAATTAGAGCTTTAAAAGCTTTACCCAATTAAGTATTTTGCAGGGATACCGGGCCGACAAGCGCCTGGTGCCCCTCTTTTTACTCGTGACAAGGACCTCCCGTGAGCGGACTGCGTGAACGTCAGAAAGCCGAACGCCGGCAAGCCATTAGCAAGGCGGCGATCGAACTGTTCGAGCGCCAGGGTTTCCAGAACACCACCATCGAACAGATCGCCAGCCAGGCCGGGGTGTCGCCGCCCACGGTGTTCAAGTACTTCGGCAACAAGCAGGAAATCATCCTGGAAATCCTGCACCACGCCGATCAACGCGCCATCACTGACACGCGCAGCCTGATCCGGGAAATAGAGGATCCGGTCGAGGCGCTGTGCTACCTGGAACGGCTGCTGACGGGTTATGCCTTGGAAGTCATGCACCCCAGCCTGTGGCGCGAACTGCTGCCATTGATCCTGTTCGGTGGCAGCAATGAACTGCCCGAAGGTTATCGGGCCATGAACGATGCGCTCAGGGCCGAAATCAGCGAGCTGCTGCGCGAACTGCAACGGGCCGGCAAGCTGCGCCCGCAACTCGATGTGGAGTTGGCCGCGTTCCTGCTGAACGACTATTCGCACCTGCAACTGTTCCGGCTGGTGAACCAGGAACACCCGGATATCGACGCGCACTCTACCCAGGTCCGGCGTATCACCGAGTTGCTGTTCTACGGAATGCAGGCCTGAAAGCTTTCAGGGTCGGGGCTCAGTAAAAGCGATAGCAACGAATCACCACCTGGTCGGCGCCCGGGTAATGCACCAGGCCGATAAAACTTGAACGGGTGAGCCAGTCCAGCCGCCCCTTGGGCACCTGGAACACCGGCGTGCAGGTGCAGCGGTACTCCGTCTCAGGAATCGGCCATTGGCCGTCGCGCTCCAACTGGCGCCCATACTCGGTCATGCTCAGCACCCCCAGGTTACGGATGTTGATCACCTCACCTTCGTCGGTCCTCAAGCTGTAGCGGGCATCCAGTTGACCGACGCCATCCGGGCGCAAAAGAAAGCAATCTTCTCCGCCCACCAGGACCTGGCCGCTGATGCCGACCCCGTCGAAATCCCCGCCCACAATCGGGTAATTGCAGCGCAGGCCTTCAATGCTGTCGCCCAGCATCACACCCGGCCCTATCGCGACGCGAAGGGTCAGCACCCGCTGCAAGTTGGGGGCAATGTCCATCCGTTCAGTCATGGCAAGCTCCAAGCCCGGCGCGCACGCACCGGGCCACACTGATCAGCGGTTGCTCTTGATGGCGGTCCAGGTGCGGGTACGGATGCGTTCCACCGCAGCCGGGATCGGCTCCAGGGCGAACAGGGTCTTGCGCGCGGGCTCCGGCACATACATGTTGGGGTTGTTACGGATGCTGGCGTCCACCAGCGCGGTGGCGTCCTTGTTCGGGTTGGGATAGCCGATTTTGTTGCTGATGCGCGCAATCACGTCCGGGCGCAGGATGTAATTGATGAACACATGAGCCTCTGCAAGGTCGGGCGCGTTGGCCGGGATCATCATCACATCCGACCACATCGGCGCGCCTTCCCTCGGCAATGCCATTTCGACCTTGACGCCCTTGCCAGCGGCATCCGCCAATTGCTTGGCCAGCGCGACACCGCCGGACCAGCCCACGCCCACACAGATATCACCGTTGGCCAGGTCCATGCCGTAGCGCGACGAGTTGAAGTAGGTGATGTAAGGGCGAATCTTCATCATTGCGGCCTGAGCCTGCACATAGTCCTCGCGCTTCTGGCTATTGGGGTCGAGGCCCTTGTAGTGCAAGGCAATCGGCAGGATCTCGTTGCCGGCGTCGAGGAAGCCGACCCCGCAGCTGGCGAGCTTGGCGAGGTTTTCTTCGTTGAAGATGATGTCCCAACTGTTCATCTGCACGTCGGGGCCCAGGGCTTTGCGCACCTTGTCGACGTTGTAGCCGATCAATGTGGTGCCCCACAGGTAAGGCGCGGCGTAGCGGTTGCCGTTGTCACCCACAGCTTCCAGGGATTGCATGAACTGCGGGTCCAGGTGCTGCCAGTTCGGCAACTGCTTGCGGTCCAGTGGCTGCACCGCTCCGGCGGTGATCAAGTGCCCCAGGTTGGCGGTGCCGGGGAACACCACGTCATACCCGGAGTTGCCCGTCAGCAGCTTGGACTCCATGGTTTCGGAACTGTCGAACACATCGTAAATCGGACGAATGCCGGTTTCGTCCTGGAAGCTCTTGAGCACTTCGGGCGGCAGGTATTCGATCCAATTGTAGATCCGTACCGTCCGCTCTTCAGCCAGGCAAAAACCACTGATCAGCAACGAAGTGACAGTGCCCAGCAAGGTATTACGCAAAAACCTGTTCATGATCCAAACACTCCAGCGCGGCCACGATGGCTCGCGGCACTTAATAGCGATAGGTGAAATACAGTTCCAGCGCACTGAACGTCTGGTCATCGCCGAATACCTGTTTGGCGGCGGCCAGTGGCTTGACCCAGTTGTAGGACAGCGACGTATAGAACGACGGCGTGGGCGTCCAGTCGAGGAAAACCACACTTTCGTCAGCAAAGCGCCGATCGCTGACCGGTGCGCCCATGTAGTTTTTCTCGTCCAGCCAGAACTGGTAGTGGATCGCGCCGAGGGTCAGGGTTTCGTTGAGGTGGGTCTTGAGGGAGAACTGCTGGACGTTTTCGTTGCTGTTGAACAGCAGGTAGTTGCCGACCACGTCCCCGACCAGCCAGGTGCTCCAGTCGACGAAGCCTTTGCTCAGTGGGTCCCAGGCTTTTTGCCGGTTGTCGGTGAGGTTGTCGTCGCCGGAAAAGCTCGCGTAACGGTAGCCGAGGATCGGCGTCAGCGGCACGGTGCTGAAGGCGTAGTCGGCCTGGGCGTACCAGGCGTTGGCATCGTAGTCGACCCCCTCGCCGCTGCCGCGCTCCAGCGCGTACTCGGCATTCAGCGTCAGCGCCTGTACGCCGGGCACCTTGGCGTTGAGCGCCCGCAGGTTGTACACCTGCATGCCGTCCCGACGGCGCGGGAGCGTGCTGCCCCTGGGGCCAAGGGCATTGACCTTCATGGCCATGGCGCCGAGCGTCACCTGGTCATCGAGGTTGTAATCGAGGTTGACGCCGGTCATGCGGAAATCGCCCAAGTCATCATCGGTGCGCAAGGTGAAGGCCTGGGACTTCAGCGCGCCATGATCCCAGGCGAGGATCGCCGAATCCTTGAACGCGGTTCGCGGGCCGAGCCAGTAGGCGCCATCCTTGTATTGGTCGAGGTTACCGTCCATGACGATGAACCCCGTACCGATCATGTAGTTCTGGCGGCCGGCGGTGAACTTCCATTCGCCGGCGCGGAAACCGCCGTAGAGTTCTTCGGCGGCGACCCTGCCGTCGGAGCTACGGCTGAAGCCCCCCGCATCGCCATCGCCAAACGTGCTCGCGCCCACCAGGGAACCGCCCGCCAGCAGGCTGAAGTCCGGTTGCAGCGCATACTCGAGTTTGACCCCGGGTTTTACGTAGACCTCTTGCCAGTTGATCCTGGCGCCGCCGTTTTTGCCGTTGCGCGCATCGACCTGGCCGCTGCCGAAGTTGACGCCACGGGTAAACAGCGTCGCCCCGCCCACCGTGAGATTGACTTCACCCTTGAGATCGCCGTCCTCAAAGGTGTAGCCCGCCAACGCGACATGACTGGTCAGGGGTAAGCCGAGCGCTAACAGCGCTCGGGAAAAACGCTTGGTGAAAACCATAAGAAGCTCCTGTGGAATTATTGTTGTTACAGGGCAGTCAATGGCGACGCAGAGCGCCGCCAACACCTGGGCAAGCCAGGTGAATAGAACGCAAAACTCTTATTTTTTAGGCGTGGGTCAGTGACTCAGTTGCGCGGCGATCGCGCGCAGCATGCGCACGCTGTCGTTATCGAACGGGCTGACCGCATCGGTGAGCGACGATTGCTTGACGATCACCACGCCGGACGGCTTGTCGATAAACAGGTATTGGCCGTGGATGCCCCCAGCCATCAGGGCTTGGCTGTGGTCGTTGAACACGTACCACTGGCTGCGATAGGACGCACCCGGCGTCCAGCTCGAGAACTCGGCATTTTGCGCGTAGACCGAAGGATCAGCGCCGGCGGCGATACGGGCCACGGTCTCGGGCGACAGCAGCTCAACGCCGTCCTGGTGACCGTCGTTGGCCAGCAGGCGGCCGAAACGTGCCATGTCTCTCAAGGTTGCGCTGAAGCCCGCCCCGGCCACGTTACGGCCCCAGGGATCGGCCATGAAATAACCATCGCGGTCGCATCCCAGGCGAACCCAGATCTCTTCCAGCATCTGACTGCAGGCCTTGCCCGAGGCACGTTCCATGACCCATGCCAAGGCTTCGGTGGTTGCGGTCACGTAATGGAAAAAACCACCGTGGCTGCCGCGCTTCTTGAGAGACGGCAAGTACTGGTACAACGAGTCGAACTGGGCGTACTGCGCCGGTGCCGGTTGAAAGCCGCAGGCATAACCATACTGCGAGCTCTCAGAGCTGGGGTCGTCATACACCTCGCTGTAGTCGATGCCCACCGCCATATCGAACAACTGACGCACCGTGGCATCGCCAAACGCACTGCCCACCAGCTCAGGCACGTAGTACGCGACGGACAGCTCGGGCTTGAGCGTGCCGTTGGAAACCAGCTGTTCACCAAGGGTGCCGATCAGCGACTTGGTCACCGAGAACATGATGTGCCGGTCATCCGCACGCTGACCGTTGAAGTAGCGCTCGAACAACACCGTGTCGCCCTGCAGCACCAGAAAGGCGTCGGTCTGGCTGGCGACAAGGTGTTCGATAACACTGATGCTCAACCCGCATTCGCTGTCGAAACACAGCTGATCCAGCGCGTTGGGCGCTTCCTTGAGCTGACCGGCAGGCCCTGGACCCGCCGCCACATCGATGGTGGGACGCAGCCGCGCCAGATGACGGAAGCCCCACTGGCTGAAGGGTGCGCGCATCCAGTTGTGCCACGTGACTCGGTGTTTGGGTTCGGCGGGGAAGCCCTGCATCAGCTGGGGGGTGATGCGATTGGCCGAGGGCGACTCAGTGGCCTCGATGTAAAGAGTCGCAAGAAAAGACGGGGGTGTATGACTCATCGGGATAACCCTGAAGATGACTCTGCATGAAAGCAGATGCAGGGAAATAATTACCCGATATTTTATTTTAGTCAATAAAACTTTTTATCAAGAAACGCTAATTCCACCGCCTTTGAATCCCAGCGGATTGCCGGCTGCGGAGGATGCCGCTGCCGGGCAATCTGGGCCGAAAGCCCGTGCCATAGGAAAGCCTCGACGACCCGCTACGAGTCGCCGTGACATGCTCAGACGAGGGCTGCGCCAGGCGGTTACCACACGGCAATATGGGAGTCCGCCCGCGGTTCAGTGCCTGCGCAGAGCACCCCGCTGACCGGGTCGCGCAGGATGATTTGCCCACGCCCGTAGTCGGTCAGGTCGCTGGCGATCTGCACGTCATGCCCACGCCGGGCCAGGGCATTGGCCAGGTCACGGGAGGCGCCCTGCTCGATGCCGACCTTCATGTCGCCCAGCCATTGCCAGCGTGGCGCATCCAGCGCGGCCTGGGGGTTGAGGCCGAAGTCCACCAGGTTCATCACCATCTGCACGTGGCCCTGGGGCTGCATATAGCCGCCCATCACGCCGAACGGGCCAAGGGCTTGGCCATCCTTGGTGAGGAAGCCGGGGATGATGGTGTGGAAGGTTTTCTTGCCCGCGGCCAGGCAGTTGGCGTGGGTCGGGTCGAGGCTGAATTCCTGCCCACGGTTCTGCAGCGCAATGCCACTGTCGGGCAGCACCACGCCGGAGCCGAAGCCGTGGTAGTTGCTCTGGATGAACGAGACCATATTGCCTTCAGCGTCCGCCGTGGCCAGGTACACCGTGCCGCTGGCGTGCGGGTCACCGGGTTTGGGCGGCTGTGCCTGTTCGCCGATCTGCGCGCGGCGGCGCGTGCTGTAGTCGTCGCTGAGCAGGTCGGCGACTGCCACGCGCATATGCAGAGGGTCGGTGATGTAGTGCAGGCCGTCGCTGTAGGCGAGCTTCATCGCCTCGAGCTGGCGGTGCCAGGTCTGTTGGCTGTCGCGGTGATCAAAGGTGAAGCCTTCGAGGATTTTCAGCGCCATCAGCGCCACCATGCCCTGGCCGCTCGGTGG
This genomic window contains:
- a CDS encoding serine hydrolase domain-containing protein — translated: MSHTPPSFLATLYIEATESPSANRITPQLMQGFPAEPKHRVTWHNWMRAPFSQWGFRHLARLRPTIDVAAGPGPAGQLKEAPNALDQLCFDSECGLSISVIEHLVASQTDAFLVLQGDTVLFERYFNGQRADDRHIMFSVTKSLIGTLGEQLVSNGTLKPELSVAYYVPELVGSAFGDATVRQLFDMAVGIDYSEVYDDPSSESSQYGYACGFQPAPAQYAQFDSLYQYLPSLKKRGSHGGFFHYVTATTEALAWVMERASGKACSQMLEEIWVRLGCDRDGYFMADPWGRNVAGAGFSATLRDMARFGRLLANDGHQDGVELLSPETVARIAAGADPSVYAQNAEFSSWTPGASYRSQWYVFNDHSQALMAGGIHGQYLFIDKPSGVVIVKQSSLTDAVSPFDNDSVRMLRAIAAQLSH
- a CDS encoding alginate export family protein, whose translation is MVFTKRFSRALLALGLPLTSHVALAGYTFEDGDLKGEVNLTVGGATLFTRGVNFGSGQVDARNGKNGGARINWQEVYVKPGVKLEYALQPDFSLLAGGSLVGASTFGDGDAGGFSRSSDGRVAAEELYGGFRAGEWKFTAGRQNYMIGTGFIVMDGNLDQYKDGAYWLGPRTAFKDSAILAWDHGALKSQAFTLRTDDDLGDFRMTGVNLDYNLDDQVTLGAMAMKVNALGPRGSTLPRRRDGMQVYNLRALNAKVPGVQALTLNAEYALERGSGEGVDYDANAWYAQADYAFSTVPLTPILGYRYASFSGDDNLTDNRQKAWDPLSKGFVDWSTWLVGDVVGNYLLFNSNENVQQFSLKTHLNETLTLGAIHYQFWLDEKNYMGAPVSDRRFADESVVFLDWTPTPSFYTSLSYNWVKPLAAAKQVFGDDQTFSALELYFTYRY
- a CDS encoding TetR/AcrR family transcriptional regulator, with protein sequence MSGLRERQKAERRQAISKAAIELFERQGFQNTTIEQIASQAGVSPPTVFKYFGNKQEIILEILHHADQRAITDTRSLIREIEDPVEALCYLERLLTGYALEVMHPSLWRELLPLILFGGSNELPEGYRAMNDALRAEISELLRELQRAGKLRPQLDVELAAFLLNDYSHLQLFRLVNQEHPDIDAHSTQVRRITELLFYGMQA
- a CDS encoding DUF3237 domain-containing protein; the protein is MTERMDIAPNLQRVLTLRVAIGPGVMLGDSIEGLRCNYPIVGGDFDGVGISGQVLVGGEDCFLLRPDGVGQLDARYSLRTDEGEVINIRNLGVLSMTEYGRQLERDGQWPIPETEYRCTCTPVFQVPKGRLDWLTRSSFIGLVHYPGADQVVIRCYRFY
- a CDS encoding gamma-glutamyltransferase family protein; amino-acid sequence: MLKFSAHEYPYPSQRQCVFARRGMVAASQPLAAQAGIEIMQKGGNAIDAAIATAAALTVVEPTGCGLGGDAFALVWCKGQLHGLNGNGHAPAALSIDAVKAAGHDRMPLYGWTPVTVPGCPSAWAELSQRFGKLPFAELLQPAISLARDGFPLSPVVAHQWQIALDEFTPHRDPVLDAWFDTFLIDGRAPRAGEIFRNPAQARTLEELATSRCESLYRGALAARLDAHSRASGGYLRASDLKDYRAQWVDPIHINYRGVDVWEIPPSGQGMVALMALKILEGFTFDHRDSQQTWHRQLEAMKLAYSDGLHYITDPLHMRVAVADLLSDDYSTRRRAQIGEQAQPPKPGDPHASGTVYLATADAEGNMVSFIQSNYHGFGSGVVLPDSGIALQNRGQEFSLDPTHANCLAAGKKTFHTIIPGFLTKDGQALGPFGVMGGYMQPQGHVQMVMNLVDFGLNPQAALDAPRWQWLGDMKVGIEQGASRDLANALARRGHDVQIASDLTDYGRGQIILRDPVSGVLCAGTEPRADSHIAVW
- a CDS encoding polyamine ABC transporter substrate-binding protein, which translates into the protein MNRFLRNTLLGTVTSLLISGFCLAEERTVRIYNWIEYLPPEVLKSFQDETGIRPIYDVFDSSETMESKLLTGNSGYDVVFPGTANLGHLITAGAVQPLDRKQLPNWQHLDPQFMQSLEAVGDNGNRYAAPYLWGTTLIGYNVDKVRKALGPDVQMNSWDIIFNEENLAKLASCGVGFLDAGNEILPIALHYKGLDPNSQKREDYVQAQAAMMKIRPYITYFNSSRYGMDLANGDICVGVGWSGGVALAKQLADAAGKGVKVEMALPREGAPMWSDVMMIPANAPDLAEAHVFINYILRPDVIARISNKIGYPNPNKDATALVDASIRNNPNMYVPEPARKTLFALEPIPAAVERIRTRTWTAIKSNR